The Ahaetulla prasina isolate Xishuangbanna chromosome 14, ASM2864084v1, whole genome shotgun sequence genome includes a region encoding these proteins:
- the TBC1D24 gene encoding TBC1 domain family member 24 isoform X3, producing the protein MGEYSRFIDWDKMDATIQADDEKELTSTEFHTEMLKQLARQGYWAKSHSLRAKVYDKLISSIPCRTVTPDAHVYRDIVGKILGKRNSNTLPLPEFVDNSLVPTYCLNAEGIGAVRKIISCIGSQFPDISFCPALPSVVALLLHYSRDEAECFEKVCRILACNDPSKRFIDQTFLAFESSCMTFGDLANKYCQAAHKLIVAISEDVLEVYSDWYRWLFGELPFVYFARVFDVFLVEGYKVLYRVVLAVLKFFHKFRVGQTRESENVQQDIRVFVRDIAKWVSPEKLLEKAFAIRLFSRKEIRLLQMANEKALQQKGITVKQKRRNIHLAVHAENFKSEIVDVKKMRDIWSWIPERFALCQPLLLFTTSEHGFSLNSFYPHCEGHEPTLLLIKTTMQEVCGAYLSTDWHERKRGGGKLSFFGTGECFVFRLVPEVERYEWVIIKHPELVMTGSEQENNSSVVSDSPSSTNLPPDPSSRLSPFLSTRHFNLPSKAASMFMAGSTECIIVGGGDGQALYLDADLNHGRTGHCNTFNNQPLCSENFQIAIMEVWGFKDTMNS; encoded by the exons ATGGGTGAATACAGTAGGTTTATAGATTGGGACAAGATGGATGCTACCATCCAGGCTGATGATGAAAAGGAACTGACCAGCACCGAATTTCACACCGAAATGCTGAAACAACTGGCTCGCCAAGGTTACTGGGCCAAGAGCCACTCTTTAAGAGCCAAAGTATATGATAAATTGATCAGCTCTATCCCTTGTCGCACGGTGACACCAGATGCCCACGTCTACCGAGACATTGTGGGGAAAATCCTTGGCAAGCGAAACAGCAACACCCTTCCCCTTCCGGAATTCGTAGATAATAGCCTGGTTCCCACGTACTGCCTGAACGCTGAAGGCATCGGGGCCGTCAGGAAAATCATCTCCTGCATTGGAAGCCAATTCCCAGACATCTCATTCTGCCCGGCCCTGCCTTCTGTAGTGGCCCTCCTCCTTCACTACAGCAGGGACGAAGCCGAGTGCTTTGAGAAAGTTTGCCGTATCCTGGCCTGCAATGACCCGTCCAAGCGCTTCATCGATCAGACCTTCTTGGCTTTTGAGTCGTCTTGCATGACCTTCGGGGACCTGGCTAATAAGTACTGCCAGGCAGCTCATAAACTTATCGTGGCCATCTCGGAAGATGTGCTAGAAGTCTACTCGGATTGGTACCGGTGGCTCTTCGGGGAACTGCCCTTCGTATACTTCGCCCGGGTCTTCGACGTCTTCCTGGTAGAAGGTTACAAGGTGCTCTACCGGGTTGTCTTGGctgtcctcaaattctttcacaaATTCAGAGTCGGGCAGACCCGGGAGTCGGAAAACGTTCAGCAGGACATCCGAGTGTTCGTGAGAGACATCGCAAAGTGGGTCTCCCCGGAGAAGCTGCTGGAGAAAGCCTTTGCAATCCGTCTCTTCTCGCGGAAAGAGATTCGGCTTCTTCAAATGGCCAACGAGAAGGCCCTGCAGCAGAAAGGCATAACGGTGAAGCAGAAAAG GCGGAATATCCACCTGGCTGTTCACGCTGAGAACTTCAAGTCTGAAATTGTCGATGTGAAGAAGATGAGAGACATCTGGTCATGGATTCCCGAGCGCTTTGCCCTTTGTCAACCTCTACTTCTGTTTACCACCTCAGAGCATGGCTTCAGCCTAAACAG CTTTTACCCACATTGTGAGGGACATGAACCGACTCTCCTTTTGATTAAAACGACTATGCAAGAG GTCTGTGGGGCTTATTTGTCGACCGACTGGCATGAACGCAAACGAGGAGGAGGCAAGCTAAGTTTCTTTGGGACAGGAGAATGTTTTGTATTCAGG CTGGTGCCCGAAGTGGAACGATACGAGTGGGTTATAATCAAACACCCAGAACTCGTTATGACCGGCTCTGAACAAGAAAACAATTCTTCAGTCGTTTCTGACTCCCCTTCTTCAACCAATCTCCCCCCGGATCCTTCCAGTcgcctttcccctttcctttcgaCCCGGCATTTCAACCTGCCTTCCAAAGCAGCGTCCATGTTTATGGCTGGTAGCACTGAATGCATCATCGTAG GTGGTGGCGATGGCCAAGCCCTCTATCTTGACGCAGACTTGAATCACGGAAGGACGGGTCACTGCAATACTTTCAACAATCAACCGTTGTGCTCTGAAAATTTTCAGATAGCTATCATGGAGGTTTGGGGGTTCAAGGACACTATGAACAGCTGA
- the TBC1D24 gene encoding TBC1 domain family member 24 isoform X2, with product MGEYSRFIDWDKMDATIQADDEKELTSTEFHTEMLKQLARQGYWAKSHSLRAKVYDKLISSIPCRTVTPDAHVYRDIVGKILGKRNSNTLPLPEFVDNSLVPTYCLNAEGIGAVRKIISCIGSQFPDISFCPALPSVVALLLHYSRDEAECFEKVCRILACNDPSKRFIDQTFLAFESSCMTFGDLANKYCQAAHKLIVAISEDVLEVYSDWYRWLFGELPFVYFARVFDVFLVEGYKVLYRVVLAVLKFFHKFRVGQTRESENVQQDIRVFVRDIAKWVSPEKLLEKAFAIRLFSRKEIRLLQMANEKALQQKGITVKQKSASPKRRNIHLAVHAENFKSEIVDVKKMRDIWSWIPERFALCQPLLLFTTSEHGFSLNSFYPHCEGHEPTLLLIKTTMQEVCGAYLSTDWHERKRGGGKLSFFGTGECFVFRLVPEVERYEWVIIKHPELVMTGSEQENNSSVVSDSPSSTNLPPDPSSRLSPFLSTRHFNLPSKAASMFMAGSTECIIVGGGDGQALYLDADLNHGRTGHCNTFNNQPLCSENFQIAIMEVWGFKDTMNS from the exons ATGGGTGAATACAGTAGGTTTATAGATTGGGACAAGATGGATGCTACCATCCAGGCTGATGATGAAAAGGAACTGACCAGCACCGAATTTCACACCGAAATGCTGAAACAACTGGCTCGCCAAGGTTACTGGGCCAAGAGCCACTCTTTAAGAGCCAAAGTATATGATAAATTGATCAGCTCTATCCCTTGTCGCACGGTGACACCAGATGCCCACGTCTACCGAGACATTGTGGGGAAAATCCTTGGCAAGCGAAACAGCAACACCCTTCCCCTTCCGGAATTCGTAGATAATAGCCTGGTTCCCACGTACTGCCTGAACGCTGAAGGCATCGGGGCCGTCAGGAAAATCATCTCCTGCATTGGAAGCCAATTCCCAGACATCTCATTCTGCCCGGCCCTGCCTTCTGTAGTGGCCCTCCTCCTTCACTACAGCAGGGACGAAGCCGAGTGCTTTGAGAAAGTTTGCCGTATCCTGGCCTGCAATGACCCGTCCAAGCGCTTCATCGATCAGACCTTCTTGGCTTTTGAGTCGTCTTGCATGACCTTCGGGGACCTGGCTAATAAGTACTGCCAGGCAGCTCATAAACTTATCGTGGCCATCTCGGAAGATGTGCTAGAAGTCTACTCGGATTGGTACCGGTGGCTCTTCGGGGAACTGCCCTTCGTATACTTCGCCCGGGTCTTCGACGTCTTCCTGGTAGAAGGTTACAAGGTGCTCTACCGGGTTGTCTTGGctgtcctcaaattctttcacaaATTCAGAGTCGGGCAGACCCGGGAGTCGGAAAACGTTCAGCAGGACATCCGAGTGTTCGTGAGAGACATCGCAAAGTGGGTCTCCCCGGAGAAGCTGCTGGAGAAAGCCTTTGCAATCCGTCTCTTCTCGCGGAAAGAGATTCGGCTTCTTCAAATGGCCAACGAGAAGGCCCTGCAGCAGAAAGGCATAACGGTGAAGCAGAAAAG TGCATCCCCCAAAAG GCGGAATATCCACCTGGCTGTTCACGCTGAGAACTTCAAGTCTGAAATTGTCGATGTGAAGAAGATGAGAGACATCTGGTCATGGATTCCCGAGCGCTTTGCCCTTTGTCAACCTCTACTTCTGTTTACCACCTCAGAGCATGGCTTCAGCCTAAACAG CTTTTACCCACATTGTGAGGGACATGAACCGACTCTCCTTTTGATTAAAACGACTATGCAAGAG GTCTGTGGGGCTTATTTGTCGACCGACTGGCATGAACGCAAACGAGGAGGAGGCAAGCTAAGTTTCTTTGGGACAGGAGAATGTTTTGTATTCAGG CTGGTGCCCGAAGTGGAACGATACGAGTGGGTTATAATCAAACACCCAGAACTCGTTATGACCGGCTCTGAACAAGAAAACAATTCTTCAGTCGTTTCTGACTCCCCTTCTTCAACCAATCTCCCCCCGGATCCTTCCAGTcgcctttcccctttcctttcgaCCCGGCATTTCAACCTGCCTTCCAAAGCAGCGTCCATGTTTATGGCTGGTAGCACTGAATGCATCATCGTAG GTGGTGGCGATGGCCAAGCCCTCTATCTTGACGCAGACTTGAATCACGGAAGGACGGGTCACTGCAATACTTTCAACAATCAACCGTTGTGCTCTGAAAATTTTCAGATAGCTATCATGGAGGTTTGGGGGTTCAAGGACACTATGAACAGCTGA
- the TBC1D24 gene encoding TBC1 domain family member 24 isoform X1, with the protein MGEYSRFIDWDKMDATIQADDEKELTSTEFHTEMLKQLARQGYWAKSHSLRAKVYDKLISSIPCRTVTPDAHVYRDIVGKILGKRNSNTLPLPEFVDNSLVPTYCLNAEGIGAVRKIISCIGSQFPDISFCPALPSVVALLLHYSRDEAECFEKVCRILACNDPSKRFIDQTFLAFESSCMTFGDLANKYCQAAHKLIVAISEDVLEVYSDWYRWLFGELPFVYFARVFDVFLVEGYKVLYRVVLAVLKFFHKFRVGQTRESENVQQDIRVFVRDIAKWVSPEKLLEKAFAIRLFSRKEIRLLQMANEKALQQKGITVKQKSSASPKRRNIHLAVHAENFKSEIVDVKKMRDIWSWIPERFALCQPLLLFTTSEHGFSLNSFYPHCEGHEPTLLLIKTTMQEVCGAYLSTDWHERKRGGGKLSFFGTGECFVFRLVPEVERYEWVIIKHPELVMTGSEQENNSSVVSDSPSSTNLPPDPSSRLSPFLSTRHFNLPSKAASMFMAGSTECIIVGGGDGQALYLDADLNHGRTGHCNTFNNQPLCSENFQIAIMEVWGFKDTMNS; encoded by the exons ATGGGTGAATACAGTAGGTTTATAGATTGGGACAAGATGGATGCTACCATCCAGGCTGATGATGAAAAGGAACTGACCAGCACCGAATTTCACACCGAAATGCTGAAACAACTGGCTCGCCAAGGTTACTGGGCCAAGAGCCACTCTTTAAGAGCCAAAGTATATGATAAATTGATCAGCTCTATCCCTTGTCGCACGGTGACACCAGATGCCCACGTCTACCGAGACATTGTGGGGAAAATCCTTGGCAAGCGAAACAGCAACACCCTTCCCCTTCCGGAATTCGTAGATAATAGCCTGGTTCCCACGTACTGCCTGAACGCTGAAGGCATCGGGGCCGTCAGGAAAATCATCTCCTGCATTGGAAGCCAATTCCCAGACATCTCATTCTGCCCGGCCCTGCCTTCTGTAGTGGCCCTCCTCCTTCACTACAGCAGGGACGAAGCCGAGTGCTTTGAGAAAGTTTGCCGTATCCTGGCCTGCAATGACCCGTCCAAGCGCTTCATCGATCAGACCTTCTTGGCTTTTGAGTCGTCTTGCATGACCTTCGGGGACCTGGCTAATAAGTACTGCCAGGCAGCTCATAAACTTATCGTGGCCATCTCGGAAGATGTGCTAGAAGTCTACTCGGATTGGTACCGGTGGCTCTTCGGGGAACTGCCCTTCGTATACTTCGCCCGGGTCTTCGACGTCTTCCTGGTAGAAGGTTACAAGGTGCTCTACCGGGTTGTCTTGGctgtcctcaaattctttcacaaATTCAGAGTCGGGCAGACCCGGGAGTCGGAAAACGTTCAGCAGGACATCCGAGTGTTCGTGAGAGACATCGCAAAGTGGGTCTCCCCGGAGAAGCTGCTGGAGAAAGCCTTTGCAATCCGTCTCTTCTCGCGGAAAGAGATTCGGCTTCTTCAAATGGCCAACGAGAAGGCCCTGCAGCAGAAAGGCATAACGGTGAAGCAGAAAAG TAGTGCATCCCCCAAAAG GCGGAATATCCACCTGGCTGTTCACGCTGAGAACTTCAAGTCTGAAATTGTCGATGTGAAGAAGATGAGAGACATCTGGTCATGGATTCCCGAGCGCTTTGCCCTTTGTCAACCTCTACTTCTGTTTACCACCTCAGAGCATGGCTTCAGCCTAAACAG CTTTTACCCACATTGTGAGGGACATGAACCGACTCTCCTTTTGATTAAAACGACTATGCAAGAG GTCTGTGGGGCTTATTTGTCGACCGACTGGCATGAACGCAAACGAGGAGGAGGCAAGCTAAGTTTCTTTGGGACAGGAGAATGTTTTGTATTCAGG CTGGTGCCCGAAGTGGAACGATACGAGTGGGTTATAATCAAACACCCAGAACTCGTTATGACCGGCTCTGAACAAGAAAACAATTCTTCAGTCGTTTCTGACTCCCCTTCTTCAACCAATCTCCCCCCGGATCCTTCCAGTcgcctttcccctttcctttcgaCCCGGCATTTCAACCTGCCTTCCAAAGCAGCGTCCATGTTTATGGCTGGTAGCACTGAATGCATCATCGTAG GTGGTGGCGATGGCCAAGCCCTCTATCTTGACGCAGACTTGAATCACGGAAGGACGGGTCACTGCAATACTTTCAACAATCAACCGTTGTGCTCTGAAAATTTTCAGATAGCTATCATGGAGGTTTGGGGGTTCAAGGACACTATGAACAGCTGA